One part of the Anaeromyxobacter sp. Fw109-5 genome encodes these proteins:
- a CDS encoding PilX N-terminal domain-containing pilus assembly protein, whose amino-acid sequence MPPRAQDRGSTLVIALILLAVLSVIGGAAVLLSSQERRNAAAKSRVDALAACAQAARAKIWAEIARYGPRYLSSANQLTAPLDITGVGTLQAPAHYGSTTSMTVNQVVLAVDKAVSDGAPMPVVDLTNRSASPDALTSGRAYRAVARCTDARNRELEVEFAMRFALF is encoded by the coding sequence ATGCCCCCTCGTGCGCAGGACCGCGGCAGCACGCTCGTCATCGCCCTCATCCTGCTGGCCGTCCTCTCGGTGATCGGCGGCGCGGCGGTGCTGCTCTCGTCCCAGGAGCGCCGGAACGCCGCCGCGAAGTCGCGCGTGGACGCGCTCGCGGCGTGCGCGCAGGCGGCGCGGGCCAAGATCTGGGCGGAGATCGCCCGGTACGGCCCGCGCTACCTGTCGAGCGCGAACCAGCTCACCGCGCCGCTCGACATCACGGGCGTCGGCACGCTCCAGGCGCCCGCGCACTACGGCTCGACCACCTCGATGACCGTGAACCAGGTCGTGCTCGCCGTCGACAAGGCGGTCAGCGACGGCGCGCCCATGCCGGTCGTGGATCTCACGAACCGGAGCGCCTCGCCCGACGCGCTCACCTCCGGCCGCGCCTACCGCGCGGTGGCCCGCTGCACGGACGCGCGCAACCGCGAGCTGGAGGTCGAGTTCGCGATGCGGTTCGCCCTCTTCTAG
- a CDS encoding PilW family protein: MPPRPAVRGVTLVELLIAMAVSSLVLVAMVGIVTSQQQAYADGHRVRAAQASARNALLFLEQKLPLAGYGMAPSLALDLDRYTSGPCPAQLQVSGACKRDRTDDSDELVFYARNPSYWLQPSGTGMAGRTWSVTSSGITATHLHLNARAGDTFLKGQILQAVCEGASQYVYVTVAARAPASAPVAVDGPLQIELEAVDSANPFKRQDAAGDECFRSGAARVFLIDRYRLHVRPVAVGDRVDPFLVLDRGVDSVGTGGAVTEADEEFVAEGIESMQVAYVLANGKVVGATSGTGITFNAGFPGAPGTTDTLTQLVFPGPAPAPDESVYSPTSWYRYTMGPPADPERLTDHQANVRAVRIAIVARSPEPDFTRQSSPPMLRLNQSAPAAWVGDADAKDGYQRVAFEATIPLPNMLSQGMVYF; encoded by the coding sequence ATGCCTCCCCGACCCGCCGTCCGCGGCGTCACCCTCGTCGAGCTCCTGATCGCGATGGCGGTCTCGTCCCTCGTGCTCGTCGCGATGGTGGGGATCGTGACGTCCCAGCAGCAGGCCTACGCCGACGGCCACCGCGTGCGCGCGGCGCAGGCCTCGGCCCGGAACGCGCTGCTGTTCCTGGAGCAGAAGCTGCCGCTGGCGGGGTACGGGATGGCGCCTTCTCTCGCGCTCGACCTCGATCGGTACACGAGCGGTCCGTGCCCCGCGCAGCTGCAGGTCAGCGGCGCCTGCAAGCGCGACCGCACGGACGACTCCGACGAGCTCGTGTTCTACGCGCGCAATCCGTCGTACTGGCTGCAACCCTCGGGCACCGGGATGGCGGGCCGTACGTGGAGCGTGACCAGCTCCGGTATCACCGCCACGCACCTGCACCTGAACGCCCGCGCCGGCGACACGTTCCTCAAGGGACAGATCCTGCAGGCGGTCTGCGAGGGCGCGAGCCAGTACGTCTACGTGACGGTTGCCGCCAGGGCGCCGGCCTCGGCGCCCGTGGCCGTCGACGGGCCGCTCCAGATCGAGCTCGAGGCGGTGGACTCGGCGAACCCCTTCAAGCGCCAGGACGCCGCCGGCGACGAGTGCTTCCGCAGCGGCGCCGCGCGCGTGTTCCTGATCGATCGCTACCGGCTCCACGTGCGGCCGGTCGCGGTGGGCGATCGGGTGGACCCGTTCCTCGTCCTCGATCGCGGGGTGGACTCCGTCGGGACCGGCGGCGCCGTCACCGAGGCGGACGAGGAGTTCGTCGCGGAGGGCATCGAGTCGATGCAGGTCGCCTACGTGCTCGCGAACGGGAAGGTGGTCGGCGCGACGTCCGGCACCGGCATCACCTTCAACGCCGGCTTCCCGGGCGCCCCCGGCACCACCGACACGCTCACCCAGCTCGTCTTCCCGGGCCCGGCGCCGGCGCCCGACGAGAGCGTCTACTCGCCGACCAGCTGGTACCGCTACACGATGGGTCCGCCCGCCGACCCCGAGCGGCTCACGGATCATCAGGCGAACGTCCGGGCGGTCCGGATCGCGATCGTCGCCCGCTCTCCCGAGCCGGACTTCACGCGCCAGAGCTCGCCGCCGATGCTGCGCCTGAACCAGTCCGCGCCGGCGGCCTGGGTGGGCGACGCGGACGCCAAGGACGGTTACCAGCGCGTCGCCTTCGAGGCGACGATCCCTCTCCCCAACATGCTCTCGCAGGGCATGGTCTACTTCTAG
- a CDS encoding prepilin-type N-terminal cleavage/methylation domain-containing protein produces MHAQGLERRPPHPRGQRGTTLLEAMVALAILAVGLLGMMKLQIIGITSNAGARAHTTAAQLATELAGALEALPFDDGRLAGTLSSTPPSTFGSLLGADTTADEIRTWSDGEAVPGARLDSAIEADPLDGSQPLYRRRWTVWDYVGDGSASGAAATKVVAVSVVYHERGNASPREVVVLTQRSNPGLALSFAAAYR; encoded by the coding sequence ATGCACGCCCAAGGGCTCGAGCGCCGTCCTCCGCACCCGCGCGGCCAGCGCGGCACCACCCTCCTCGAGGCGATGGTGGCGCTCGCCATCCTCGCGGTGGGGCTCCTCGGGATGATGAAGCTCCAGATCATCGGGATCACCTCCAACGCCGGCGCCCGGGCGCACACCACCGCCGCCCAGCTCGCGACCGAGCTCGCCGGCGCGCTGGAGGCGCTGCCCTTCGACGACGGGCGGCTCGCCGGAACCCTCTCCTCCACGCCCCCGTCGACCTTCGGATCGCTCCTCGGCGCGGACACGACCGCGGACGAGATCCGCACGTGGAGCGACGGCGAGGCGGTCCCGGGCGCGCGCCTCGACTCCGCGATCGAGGCCGACCCGCTCGACGGGTCGCAGCCGCTCTACCGCCGCCGCTGGACGGTCTGGGACTACGTCGGCGACGGGTCCGCGAGCGGCGCGGCGGCGACGAAGGTCGTGGCCGTCTCGGTCGTCTACCACGAGCGTGGGAACGCCAGCCCGCGGGAGGTGGTGGTGCTCACGCAGCGCTCGAACCCCGGCCTCGCGCTCTCCTTCGCGGCGGCCTACCGGTGA
- a CDS encoding type II secretion system protein produces MHRRHGFTLIELMVVLAIVAILAGVAFGVSQAAQSNANLGSATFELALKLSGLKAQAISDQDDYLVVLLDGTDPAACSAFVQGRCTRYYVLRNPNASWTLAGFNPTSPGTNAAYVDHVAMPRGVRLYPGVTGVPPAPFAAIPMFDSALTATIAGKRRFAIRFGRDGTVSAEGATGKPGYAFALTTSVDSPAADRRGLVVAFPAGIVRTFVTN; encoded by the coding sequence ATGCACCGGCGCCACGGGTTCACGCTGATCGAGCTGATGGTGGTCCTCGCGATCGTCGCCATCCTCGCGGGCGTGGCGTTCGGCGTGTCCCAGGCCGCGCAGTCGAACGCGAACCTCGGCAGCGCCACCTTCGAGCTCGCCTTGAAGCTGTCGGGCCTCAAGGCGCAGGCGATCTCGGACCAGGACGACTACCTGGTCGTGCTCCTCGACGGCACGGACCCGGCGGCGTGCAGCGCCTTCGTGCAGGGGCGCTGCACGCGCTACTACGTCCTGCGGAACCCGAACGCCTCCTGGACGCTCGCCGGCTTCAACCCGACGAGCCCGGGCACCAACGCCGCGTACGTGGACCACGTGGCGATGCCGCGCGGCGTACGGCTGTACCCCGGCGTCACGGGCGTTCCCCCCGCCCCGTTCGCCGCGATCCCGATGTTCGACTCCGCGCTGACGGCGACCATCGCCGGCAAGCGCCGCTTCGCGATCCGCTTCGGGCGAGACGGGACCGTCTCGGCCGAGGGCGCGACCGGGAAGCCGGGATATGCCTTCGCGCTCACGACCAGCGTGGACTCGCCCGCCGCCGATCGCCGCGGCCTGGTGGTCGCCTTCCCCGCCGGCATCGTCCGGACGTTCGTGACGAACTAG
- a CDS encoding M48 family metallopeptidase, producing MNDEIEKSQGWTAGGGTLGGEPFADGGSDWAHRYPLAVVWLLALLAYSSSFTGAFVFDDLHHVRDNLAIRDLGAFLSWSGYELAPQRYVGYVTFAVNYALGKLNPLDYHVVNFLIHAINAGLVYGLVLLCFRTPRLCGSAVAGSAQAIAFFAAAVFATHPVQTQAVTYVVQRFTSLATLFYLLTVVLFLRWRLARERGDASRTKHVALYAGVLASAVLAMKTKEIAFTAPIAVVLCELSFFGPSSWRRRLFLVPIAATILIIPFTMLGPALTSPAAIAQATRVQTTLSRLDYLLTQAPVIATYLRLLVWPAGQNLDHDFPLAHALLEPRVLAATLLLAALASVAALLYRHTSARADGRPLDPAARLAGFGIAWFFLALAVESTLVPIVDVIYEHRVYLPSVGLFCGAGVLVALGLHRLQPRHAARGLVVGAAVVAVVLGAATFKRNRAWASELSIWSDAAEKSPNKSRPHLNLGTVLVQAGRLEDGSVALRRAVECDPASFYARAQLGAALLSLGRMGEAEGELREAVRLAPRDPEALFNLAMVLLRTGRKGEARPHLTRFLEVAPASYSSARSLAERAVR from the coding sequence GTGAACGACGAAATAGAGAAGTCGCAGGGGTGGACAGCTGGAGGCGGCACGCTCGGCGGCGAGCCTTTCGCCGACGGGGGGAGCGACTGGGCTCACCGGTACCCGCTGGCGGTCGTCTGGCTCCTCGCGCTGCTGGCCTACTCGAGCTCGTTCACCGGGGCGTTCGTCTTCGACGACCTCCACCACGTTCGAGACAACCTGGCCATCCGCGATCTCGGGGCGTTCCTGAGCTGGAGCGGGTACGAGCTCGCGCCCCAGCGGTACGTTGGCTACGTCACGTTCGCGGTGAACTACGCGCTCGGGAAGCTCAATCCGCTCGACTATCACGTCGTCAACTTCCTCATCCACGCGATCAACGCGGGCCTGGTGTACGGTCTCGTGCTTCTGTGCTTCAGGACCCCCCGGCTCTGCGGCTCCGCAGTGGCCGGGTCCGCGCAGGCGATCGCCTTCTTCGCGGCGGCGGTCTTCGCGACGCACCCCGTCCAGACCCAGGCCGTCACCTACGTCGTCCAGCGCTTCACCTCGCTCGCCACGCTCTTCTACCTGCTCACCGTGGTGCTGTTCCTCCGCTGGAGGCTCGCCCGGGAGCGGGGCGACGCGAGCCGGACGAAGCACGTCGCGTTGTATGCCGGCGTGCTCGCGAGCGCGGTGCTCGCGATGAAGACGAAGGAGATCGCCTTCACCGCGCCGATCGCGGTCGTGCTGTGCGAGCTCTCCTTCTTCGGGCCGTCGTCGTGGCGCAGGCGGCTGTTCCTCGTCCCGATCGCCGCGACGATCCTGATCATCCCGTTCACCATGCTGGGCCCCGCCCTCACCAGCCCGGCGGCGATCGCCCAGGCGACGCGGGTGCAGACCACCCTGTCGCGGCTCGACTACCTGCTGACGCAGGCTCCCGTGATCGCGACGTACCTGCGCCTGCTCGTGTGGCCGGCCGGGCAGAACCTCGACCACGACTTCCCGCTGGCGCACGCGCTGCTCGAGCCGCGGGTGCTCGCGGCGACGCTGCTGCTCGCCGCGCTGGCGTCGGTGGCTGCGCTTCTATACCGCCACACGTCGGCTCGCGCCGATGGGCGGCCCCTGGACCCGGCGGCGCGCCTCGCCGGGTTCGGCATCGCCTGGTTCTTCCTCGCGCTGGCGGTCGAGTCGACGCTGGTGCCGATCGTGGACGTCATCTACGAGCACCGCGTCTACCTCCCCTCCGTCGGACTCTTCTGCGGTGCCGGAGTGCTCGTGGCGCTGGGGCTGCATCGGCTCCAGCCGCGCCACGCCGCCCGCGGGCTGGTGGTGGGCGCTGCGGTGGTGGCCGTGGTCCTCGGGGCCGCCACGTTCAAGCGCAACCGGGCCTGGGCCAGCGAGCTCTCCATCTGGTCGGACGCGGCCGAGAAGTCACCGAACAAGTCGAGACCGCACCTCAACCTCGGGACGGTGCTCGTGCAAGCCGGGCGCCTCGAGGATGGGTCCGTCGCGCTGCGGCGGGCCGTCGAGTGCGATCCCGCGTCCTTCTACGCCCGCGCCCAGCTCGGCGCCGCGCTCCTGTCGCTCGGACGGATGGGGGAGGCGGAGGGCGAGCTCCGCGAGGCCGTTCGACTGGCGCCTCGCGATCCGGAGGCCCTGTTCAACCTCGCGATGGTGCTGCTCCGGACCGGCCGCAAGGGCGAGGCGAGGCCGCACCTGACCCGGTTCCTCGAGGTGGCGCCGGCCAGCTACTCGAGCGCGCGAAGCCTCGCCGAGCGGGCGGTACGCTAG
- a CDS encoding ABC transporter permease subunit has translation MKILAIAAVTLREALSRKIQVTLLVFAALLLVAAYVATLLTVGYSHRILADLGLSGMELVSILLATFLGADLVAGDVQRRVIYPIAAKPVSRTQYLLGRYLGLSAALALNLLAMALMLSALFVLDAGSLAPLTPALAGALGALLLKVLTVAAIAALFSTFTNTTLAAIFTLSLTVAGYLTSELRALWEGDHAWIATLIWYALPDLGGLTTNDAVVYRTALPAALGLSCLLAMAHAAIALALGAAVLERRDFR, from the coding sequence ATGAAGATCCTCGCCATCGCCGCGGTCACCCTCCGCGAGGCGCTGAGCCGCAAGATCCAGGTGACGCTGCTCGTGTTCGCCGCGCTCCTGCTCGTCGCGGCGTACGTCGCCACGCTCCTCACGGTCGGGTACTCACACCGCATCCTCGCGGACCTGGGACTCTCGGGGATGGAGCTCGTCTCGATCCTCCTCGCCACGTTCCTGGGCGCGGACCTCGTCGCCGGGGACGTGCAGCGCCGCGTCATCTACCCGATCGCGGCGAAGCCCGTCTCCCGCACGCAGTACCTGCTGGGGCGCTATCTCGGGCTGTCCGCCGCGCTCGCGCTGAACCTGCTCGCGATGGCGCTCATGCTCTCCGCGCTCTTCGTCCTCGACGCGGGCTCGCTGGCGCCGCTCACGCCCGCGCTGGCCGGCGCGCTCGGCGCGCTGCTGCTCAAGGTGCTCACCGTGGCAGCGATCGCGGCGCTCTTCTCCACCTTCACCAACACCACCCTGGCGGCGATCTTCACGCTCAGCCTGACCGTCGCCGGCTACCTCACGAGCGAGCTGCGCGCCCTCTGGGAGGGCGACCACGCCTGGATCGCCACCCTAATCTGGTACGCGCTGCCGGACCTGGGCGGCCTCACCACGAACGACGCGGTGGTCTACCGCACCGCGCTCCCGGCTGCGCTGGGACTGAGCTGCCTCCTCGCGATGGCCCACGCCGCCATCGCCCTCGCCCTCGGCGCGGCGGTGCTCGAGCGGCGCGACTTCCGCTGA
- a CDS encoding lipopolysaccharide assembly protein LapB, producing MKRRTLALIALAAALATAKVAIGHRLDAQSVLAPYDLAYVPSAASVRWVSLGHPTLAANLFWLRAVQYMGDPKANERGWEKLYPVLELVTDLDPRHGYAYQVGANILAASGLVDESNRLLEKGTANVPDRYILPYHRGVNAFLYAGDYAAAASWFERAARSPGAPLHTREAVMAMYVKADQADAAIRFLTYMIESSEDAESRQALEAQLQQARLERIALRLDEAVQAFRERFVRLPFAVEEVRFAGLIDDIPPDPYGGSWIVDGEGRTHSSVHDRRILRPMTHSERQESQQRLGSTLKGATPR from the coding sequence ATGAAACGGCGCACCCTCGCCCTGATCGCCCTCGCGGCGGCGCTCGCGACCGCCAAGGTGGCCATCGGGCACCGCCTCGACGCTCAGAGCGTCCTTGCTCCCTACGACCTCGCGTACGTCCCGAGCGCCGCATCGGTGCGATGGGTCTCGCTCGGCCACCCGACGCTCGCCGCCAACCTCTTCTGGCTGCGCGCCGTCCAGTACATGGGTGACCCGAAGGCGAATGAACGAGGCTGGGAGAAGCTCTACCCGGTCCTCGAGCTCGTGACCGACCTCGACCCCCGCCACGGCTACGCCTACCAGGTCGGCGCGAACATCCTCGCCGCGTCGGGGCTCGTGGACGAGTCGAACCGGCTCCTCGAGAAGGGGACGGCGAACGTGCCCGATCGCTACATCCTCCCCTACCACCGCGGAGTGAACGCGTTCCTCTACGCGGGCGACTACGCAGCGGCCGCGTCCTGGTTCGAGCGCGCCGCCAGGTCGCCCGGCGCGCCGCTCCACACCCGCGAGGCGGTGATGGCGATGTACGTGAAGGCCGATCAAGCCGACGCCGCGATCCGCTTCCTCACGTACATGATCGAGTCGAGCGAGGACGCCGAGTCCCGCCAGGCGCTCGAGGCCCAGCTCCAGCAGGCTCGCCTCGAGCGGATCGCGCTGCGCCTCGACGAGGCGGTGCAGGCGTTCCGCGAGCGGTTCGTCCGGCTGCCGTTCGCCGTCGAGGAGGTGCGGTTCGCGGGCCTGATCGACGACATCCCGCCCGATCCGTACGGCGGGTCGTGGATCGTCGACGGCGAGGGGCGAACGCACTCGTCCGTGCACGACCGCCGCATCCTGAGGCCGATGACCCACTCGGAACGCCAGGAGTCGCAGCAGCGACTCGGCTCGACCTTGAAAGGCGCGACGCCCCGATGA
- a CDS encoding ABC transporter ATP-binding protein: protein MILRTEGLTKVFELRPGKRVTAVDDLTFSVQEGEIFGFVGPNGAGKTTTIKMLMGLIFPTRGRAFIFDTPIPSEASKARIGYLPENPSYHEFLTGMQALRFFATLAGVPRRERGKRCEELLGMVGLEAAADRQLRKYSKGMQQRLGIAQALVGDPAFVVLDEPMSGLDPVGRKEVRDLILELKRRGKTVFFSTHILPDVETLCDRVGVILGGKLRDVGRIDDLLSANVRSVELSAVVPPAAAPALAAGRIVRADAERVTVAFDDEGHADAAVAAIVRAGGRVLSLTPHRDTLEDFFVRRLAETQGAPAPAPTRKAS, encoded by the coding sequence ATGATCCTCCGAACCGAGGGGCTCACGAAGGTCTTCGAGCTCCGCCCCGGCAAGCGCGTCACGGCCGTCGACGACCTCACCTTCTCGGTCCAGGAGGGGGAGATCTTCGGGTTCGTCGGCCCGAACGGCGCGGGCAAGACCACCACCATCAAGATGCTGATGGGGCTCATCTTCCCCACGCGCGGCCGAGCCTTCATCTTCGACACGCCCATCCCCTCGGAGGCGTCGAAGGCGCGCATCGGCTACCTGCCCGAGAACCCCTCGTACCACGAGTTCCTCACCGGGATGCAGGCGCTCCGGTTCTTCGCCACCCTCGCCGGCGTGCCGCGCCGGGAGCGGGGGAAGCGCTGCGAGGAGCTGCTCGGGATGGTCGGGCTCGAGGCCGCGGCGGACCGCCAGCTCCGCAAGTACTCGAAGGGCATGCAGCAGCGGCTCGGCATCGCGCAGGCGCTCGTGGGCGACCCCGCCTTCGTCGTGCTCGACGAGCCCATGAGCGGGCTCGACCCCGTGGGCCGCAAGGAGGTCCGCGACCTCATCCTCGAGCTGAAGCGGCGCGGCAAGACCGTCTTCTTCTCGACGCACATCCTCCCCGACGTGGAGACGCTCTGCGACCGCGTGGGCGTGATCCTCGGGGGCAAGCTCCGGGACGTCGGCCGGATCGACGACCTCCTCTCGGCGAACGTCCGCTCCGTCGAGCTGAGCGCGGTCGTGCCGCCCGCCGCCGCGCCCGCCCTGGCCGCGGGGCGGATCGTGCGCGCCGACGCCGAGCGGGTCACCGTCGCGTTCGACGACGAGGGGCACGCCGACGCCGCCGTGGCCGCCATCGTCCGCGCCGGCGGGCGGGTGCTCTCCCTCACGCCGCACCGCGACACGCTCGAGGACTTCTTCGTGCGTCGGCTCGCGGAGACGCAGGGAGCGCCGGCCCCTGCGCCGACGCGCAAGGCTTCGTAG
- a CDS encoding A24 family peptidase produces the protein MAPDPSVPAAFAAAWFTVLGAVVGSFLNVVIARVPAGLSIVRPGSRCPRCEKPIAWYDNLPVVSWLLLRGRCRRCALPISIRYPLVELLGAAAGYLAWRRHGLSGEAGAELAFVATLVALAFIDLDTWLLPHVITWPLLAAGLLASLLGWSAASTFPSSLWGAAVGWGVFAALSWGGEKVLKKEALGFGDVWLLGGLGAWLGLGALLPVVLLASIQGSVVGIALVLLGKAETGERRANEAPAADESAADEDWVPPRNAVPFGPFLALGAVEWLYGADLLARAFPALGAFR, from the coding sequence ATGGCGCCCGACCCGAGCGTCCCGGCCGCGTTCGCCGCGGCGTGGTTCACGGTCCTGGGCGCCGTCGTCGGCAGCTTCCTCAACGTGGTGATCGCGCGCGTCCCGGCGGGCCTCTCGATCGTGAGGCCGGGGTCGCGCTGCCCTCGCTGCGAGAAGCCGATCGCCTGGTACGACAACCTCCCCGTGGTCTCGTGGCTCCTGCTGCGCGGCCGCTGCCGCCGCTGCGCGCTGCCCATCTCGATCCGCTACCCGCTCGTCGAGCTGCTCGGGGCGGCCGCCGGGTACCTGGCGTGGCGCCGGCACGGTCTCTCCGGCGAGGCGGGCGCGGAGCTGGCCTTCGTCGCGACGCTCGTGGCGCTCGCCTTCATCGATCTCGACACCTGGCTCCTCCCGCACGTGATCACCTGGCCCTTGCTGGCGGCGGGCCTCCTCGCCTCGCTGCTCGGCTGGAGCGCGGCCTCGACGTTCCCCTCGTCGCTCTGGGGCGCCGCGGTGGGCTGGGGCGTGTTCGCGGCGCTCTCGTGGGGGGGAGAGAAGGTCCTCAAGAAGGAGGCGCTCGGGTTCGGAGACGTCTGGCTCCTCGGCGGCCTCGGCGCGTGGCTCGGGCTCGGCGCGCTGCTGCCCGTGGTGCTGCTCGCCTCGATCCAGGGCAGCGTGGTGGGGATCGCGCTGGTGCTGCTCGGGAAGGCCGAGACGGGAGAGCGGCGGGCGAACGAGGCTCCCGCGGCGGACGAGAGCGCCGCCGACGAGGACTGGGTCCCCCCCAGGAACGCGGTCCCGTTCGGACCGTTCCTCGCGCTCGGCGCCGTCGAGTGGCTCTACGGCGCCGACCTGCTCGCCCGCGCGTTCCCCGCGCTCGGCGCGTTCCGGTGA
- a CDS encoding sensor histidine kinase, whose amino-acid sequence MGRGVRTVLLLDLAAAGAGAAAVTLAIGLPLAARGGLSPRALAVVVLVGGAAGVALGAALLFRAVARPVDRIVSAAERLGAGARADALPLLAPPGDAATERRGAAGAAVAFERLAGALSEERSRLAEKVSELERANGALLEARESLVRAERLATAGQLASGIAHEVGNPLGAITGYAELARSRLRDGSPPALAQAAEFAERIAAETARIDRIVRDLLDLARPSAPVVRPIDVRGPLEAALRLARAQPRFRAVEVTEDLPAALPRALADEQRLAQVLLNLLLNAGDAMGGAGAARVRARAAGGFVELAVEDAGPGFDTADLSRVFEPFFTTKGAGQGTGLGLAICRSIVEALGGDIRAENAPGGGARVVVRLVKAGEPAEA is encoded by the coding sequence GTGGGCCGCGGGGTCCGGACCGTCCTCCTGCTCGATCTCGCCGCCGCCGGCGCGGGCGCCGCCGCGGTGACGCTCGCGATCGGCCTCCCGCTCGCCGCCCGCGGCGGGCTCTCTCCGCGCGCGCTCGCCGTCGTCGTCCTCGTGGGCGGCGCCGCGGGCGTGGCGCTCGGGGCGGCGCTGCTCTTCCGGGCGGTGGCGCGTCCGGTGGATCGGATCGTCTCCGCCGCGGAGCGCCTGGGAGCAGGCGCCCGCGCCGACGCGCTGCCCTTGCTCGCCCCGCCCGGCGACGCCGCCACGGAGAGGCGCGGCGCGGCGGGAGCCGCGGTGGCCTTCGAGCGGCTCGCGGGCGCGCTCTCGGAGGAGCGGAGCCGGCTGGCGGAGAAGGTGAGCGAGCTCGAGCGGGCGAACGGCGCGCTCCTCGAGGCGCGCGAGTCGCTCGTCCGCGCCGAGCGGCTCGCCACCGCGGGCCAGCTCGCCTCCGGCATCGCCCACGAGGTGGGCAACCCGCTCGGCGCCATCACCGGCTACGCGGAGCTGGCGCGCTCGCGGCTGCGCGACGGCAGCCCGCCCGCGCTCGCGCAGGCCGCGGAGTTCGCGGAGCGGATCGCGGCGGAGACGGCGCGGATCGACCGGATCGTGCGGGACCTGCTCGATCTCGCGCGCCCGAGCGCGCCGGTGGTGCGCCCGATCGACGTGCGAGGGCCGCTCGAGGCGGCGCTCCGGCTCGCGCGCGCGCAGCCCCGGTTCCGTGCCGTCGAGGTGACCGAGGACCTCCCGGCGGCGCTGCCGCGGGCCCTCGCGGACGAGCAGCGGCTCGCGCAGGTGCTCCTCAACCTGCTGCTCAACGCGGGTGATGCGATGGGGGGCGCGGGCGCGGCGCGGGTGAGGGCGCGCGCGGCGGGCGGCTTCGTCGAGCTCGCGGTGGAGGACGCCGGCCCGGGATTCGACACGGCGGACCTCTCGCGCGTCTTCGAGCCGTTCTTCACGACCAAGGGGGCGGGGCAGGGGACCGGCCTCGGCCTCGCGATCTGCCGGAGCATCGTGGAGGCGCTGGGCGGCGACATCCGCGCCGAGAACGCGCCGGGCGGAGGCGCGCGGGTCGTCGTCCGGCTCGTGAAGGCCGGAGAGCCCGCGGAGGCCTGA